The following nucleotide sequence is from Flavobacteriales bacterium.
CATGCCAGTCCCCTGGTGAAGGTGACCATCGTGCCACGCGGAAAGTCGCTCGGCGCCGCATGGTACCTGCCCGAAGAAAGGCAGATCACCACCACCGACCAGATGCTGGATGAGATTTGTGCGACACTCGGCGGAAGGGCTGCGGAAGAAGTGATCTTCGGAAAGATTTCCACCGGTGCCCTCAACGACCTTGAAAAAGTGACCAAGCAGGCCATGGCCATGGTCACCATCTACGGACTGAATGACAAGATCGGAAACCTGAGTTACTATGACTCCACCGGACAATCCGAATACAACATCAGCAAACCTTACAGTGAGAAGACCGCACAGCTCATCGACGAGGAAATTTCCCGCATCGTTGAACAGCAGTACATCCGCGCCAAGGAGATTCTGATGAAAAACAAAGACAAGCTGATGCGCCTGGCGGAACAGCTGCTTAAGAAGGAAGTCATCTTCAAGGAAGACCTGGAAGATATTTTCGGTGAAAGGCCTTTCCGGAAAAAGGAAGAGGTGGATTCAAAAGATGCTAAGGCAGAGAAGCCCGAAGACCATCCGCTGCCCGATGGCACCATCCGCACGGAACTGCCGGCTTCTGGAAATGAGAACGGTGGTGTGCCGGAAAAAACCGTGCCCCCGGGCTCTCCGGAAGCCCCAATGAATAACGGAGATTCCGCTTCCGAAGGCGCAAAGCAAACTGAACTGAACCTGTAAAAAGGCTTGGGTAATGAATGAAAGTACCTCTAAGGAGAAGATCCTGAAAAAGATCCGTAAGGCGCTGATCCAAAAGAACGATAGTCCCTACGCATCCACCGACTACGAAACGCCGGTATTTCATCCGGCCGAAAACAGCCTGGATCTGACCTTCGCCGAAGCCTTCATCGCTATTGGCGGCCAGTTCCGGTTTTGTGAGAACCTCGAAGAGTTGTCGCAAGGGTTATCCGCCCTGATGGAAGAGCACCAATGGAAGCATGTATACTGCTTCGAGGATAACCTGAAGGATATTCTGAAGGACATGCAGCTGTCATATGTAGATAATAAAACGGAGTTCTCCAACATCGATGCAGGCATCACCACGTGCGAATTTCTGGTCGCCCGTACCGGCACGATCCTGATGTCTTCCGCCAAATCTTCCGGACGAAAGCTTCCCGCCTTCGCCCCGGTTCATGTGGTGATCGCTTCCACCAACCAGCTGCAATACGATCTTTCAGACGGCCTCGCCGCATTGCAAAAGAAATACGGTGAGAAATGGCCATCCATGGTCACGGCGATTACCGGCCCAAGCCGCACCGCCGACATTGAAAAAACATTGATCATCGGCGCCCACGGCCCGAAAGAGGTGTACGTATTCCTGCTGGACTCGGGCAAGTCATAAGCACCGCAATGGGCGAATGGGTCAATATCTTTTCCGACACCAATCTGCAACGTGTACAGATCGTCATGGGCCTGCTGGATCATGAAGGCATCCAATCCGTTTTCTTTAATCAACAGGATTCCGCATACCCATCCGTCGGTGAGATCAATCTGATGGTCAACCCCGAAGATGTGATCCGGGCCAAACGCATCGTCGAAAAATTCCAGGACGAATGATGCAACGCGCCATCACCGGTATCGTTTTTCTCGGCGTGATGCTGGGGGGAATTTATCTGGGACCACCCTACCTCACCATTTTACTCGCCTTTATCGCTACGGTTGGCTTGCTGGAGTACTATAAGCTTGTCAGGTCGGAACACACACAACCTTACACCTGGGTTGGGGTTGCTGCAGGATTGTTGGGTTTTCTTGCAAATCTTATTGAACAACCCGGATTGTATTCTTTGTATTTCATTCTCCCGCTTATTGCAGGCATCGAAGTTTTCAGAAAATCTGAAAAACCACATCACAATCTGGCACATACGATATTTCCTTTGGTGTATGTGATTGCACCCTTCATTTTTATACTGGAAATGGGAAGAGACATCTCCGGATGTGACAATCCTAACTATAATCCGGTGATCCTCTACATTTACTTTGGCACCATCTGGTGTTACGATACCATGGCCTATATCTGCGGCCGT
It contains:
- a CDS encoding lactate utilization protein, whose protein sequence is MNESTSKEKILKKIRKALIQKNDSPYASTDYETPVFHPAENSLDLTFAEAFIAIGGQFRFCENLEELSQGLSALMEEHQWKHVYCFEDNLKDILKDMQLSYVDNKTEFSNIDAGITTCEFLVARTGTILMSSAKSSGRKLPAFAPVHVVIASTNQLQYDLSDGLAALQKKYGEKWPSMVTAITGPSRTADIEKTLIIGAHGPKEVYVFLLDSGKS
- a CDS encoding DUF2007 domain-containing protein, which encodes MGEWVNIFSDTNLQRVQIVMGLLDHEGIQSVFFNQQDSAYPSVGEINLMVNPEDVIRAKRIVEKFQDE
- a CDS encoding phosphatidate cytidylyltransferase; the protein is MMQRAITGIVFLGVMLGGIYLGPPYLTILLAFIATVGLLEYYKLVRSEHTQPYTWVGVAAGLLGFLANLIEQPGLYSLYFILPLIAGIEVFRKSEKPHHNLAHTIFPLVYVIAPFIFILEMGRDISGCDNPNYNPVILYIYFGTIWCYDTMAYICGRFLGRHKLLERVSPKKTWEGAIGGFICGLAVMTLCRQWLPAGLSLVEWLGFAAIVMITGTLGDLSVSVIKRKVGAKDTGTLLPGHGGILDRFDSELLSAGPAFVYLLLLN